A window of the Scophthalmus maximus strain ysfricsl-2021 chromosome 8, ASM2237912v1, whole genome shotgun sequence genome harbors these coding sequences:
- the eif3ba gene encoding eukaryotic translation initiation factor 3, subunit Ba, translating into MQDTVDMADDPDYEEEEPSFSDPEDYEDDVDDEEMLEDILREKPLEADGIDSVVVVDNVPQVGPERLEKLKNVIHKIFSKFGKITTEFYPDADGLTKGYIFLEYAAPTQALEAVKNADGYKLDKQHTFRVNLFTDFDKYMTISDEWETPEKQPFKDFGNMRHWIEDPDCRDHYSVIYESGERTAIFSNDAKEPIVAEERARWTETYVRWSPKGTYLATFHQRGIALWGGEKFKQIQRFSHQGVSLIDFSPCERYAVTFSPLMDTKEDPQAIIIWDILTGQKKRGFHCESSAHWPIFKWSHDGKFFARMTPDTLSIYETPSMGLLDKKSLKITGIKDFSWSPGDNIIAFWVPEDKDIPARVTLMQLPSRLEIRVRNLFNVVDCKLHWQRNGDYLCVKVDRTPKGTQGVVTNFEIFRMREKQVPVDVVEMKEGIIAFAWEPNGSKFAVLHGEPPRISVSFYDVKNNGKIALMKMYDKQQANSIFWSPQGQFLVLAGLRSMNGALTFVDTSDCTMMNIAEHYMASDVEWDPTGRYVVTSVSWWSHKVDNAYWLWTFQGRLLQKNNKDRFCQLLWRPRPTTLLGVEEIKVIKKDLKKYSKIFEQKDRLSQSKASKELVDKRRTMMEEYHSYRETTQQMYQEQKSARLELRGGVDTDELDSNVDDWEEETIEFFINEEIIPIGDL; encoded by the exons ATGCAAGACACGGTGGACATGGCGGACGACCCCGACTACGAAGAGGAGGAGCCCTCCTTCAGCGACCCGGAGGACTACGAGGATGACGTCGACGACGAGG AGATGCTGGAAGACATCCTGAGGGAGAAGCCCCTGGAGGCCGACGGCATCGACTCGGTGGTGGTGGTCGACAACGTTCCCCAGGTGGGACCGGAGCGTCTGGAGAAACTCAAGAACGTCATACACAAGATTTTCTCCAAGTTCGGCAAGATCACTACGGAGTTCTACCCAGACGCCGATGGCCTGACCAAAGG TTACATCTTCCTGGAGTATGCTGCTCCCACTCAGGCCCTCGAGGCAGTGAAGAATGCAGATGGTTACAAGCTCGACAAGCAGCATACGTTCAGGGTCAACCTCTTCACCGACTTTGACAA GTACATGACCATCAGTGATGAGTGGGAAACTCCAGAGAAGCAGCCATTCAAAGAtttt GGCAACATGCGCCACTGGATCGAGGATCCCGACTGTCGTGACCATTACAGTGTGATCTACGAATCCGGCGAGAGGACAGCCATTTTTTCCAATGACGCCAAGGAGCCAATCGTAGCCGAAGAGAGAGCA CGCTGGACCGAGACGTACGTGCGCTGGTCTCCCAAAGGCACCTATCTGGCCACATTCCACCAACGTGGCATTGCATTGTGGGGCGGCGAGAAGTTCAAGCAGATTCAGCGGTTCAGCCATCAGGGCGTGTCCCTCATCGACTTCTCACCGTGTGAGAG GTACGCGGTTACCTTCAGTCCACTGATGGACACCAAGGAGGACCCACAGGCCATCATCATCTGGGACATTCTGAcgggacagaagaagagaggctTCCACTGCGAGAGCTCGGCACACTGGCCCATATTTAA ATGGAGCCATGATGGAAAGTTCTTTGCCAGGATGACACCAGACACGCTGAGCATCTATGAAACTCCA TCAATGGGCTTGCTCGACAAGAAGAGTCTGAAGATCACCGGGATCAA GGACTTCTCGTGGTCTCCCGGTGACAACATCATAGCGTTCTGGGTCCCCGAGGACAAAGACATCCCAGCCAGAGTGACCCTGATGCAGCTGCCTTCCCGTCTGGAGATCAGGGTCCGCAACCTCTTCAACGTTGTCGACTGCAAACTGCACTGGCAGAGGAACGGCGACTACCTGTGTGTGAAGGTGGACAGGACTCCTAAAGGAACACAG ggTGTGGTTACCAACTTTGAAATCTTCCGCATGAGAGAGAAGCAGGTTCCTGTTGATGTGGTGGAGATGAAGG aggGCATCATCGCGTTCGCGTGGGAGCCCAACGGCAGCAAGTTTGCCGTTCTCCACGGAGAGCCTCCCCGGATCAGCGTCTCATTCTATGACGTCAAGAACAACGGCAAGATCGCTCTCATGA AGATGTATGACAAGCAGCAGGCCAACAGCATTTTCTGGAGCCCCCAGGGACAGTTCCTCGTGCTGGCGGGActcaggag TATGAATGGAGCTCTTACCTTCGTGGACACGTCGGACTGCACCATGATGAACATCGCGGAGCACTACATGGCCTCCGACGTGGAGTGGGACCCGACCGGCCGCTACGTCGTCACCTCCGTCTCCTGGTGGAGCCACAAG GTGGACAATGCATACTGGCTGTGGACGTTCCAGGGTCGTCTCCTTCAGAAGAACAACAAGGACCGCTTCTGTCAGCTGCTGTGGAGACCCCGACCTACTACCCTGCTCGGCGTAGAGGAGATCAAG GTGATCAAGAAGGATCTGAAGAAATACTCAAAGATCTTTGAGCAGAAGGATCGTCTGAGCCAGTCCAAGGCCTCAAAG gaGCTGGTGGACAAGCGCCGGACCATGATGGAGGAGTATCACAGCTACAGGGAAACGACGCAACAGATGTATCAGGAACAGAAGAGCGCCCGCCTGGAGCTCAGAGGAG gaGTGGACACGGACGAGCTGGACAGCAACGTGGATGACTGGGAAGAGGAGACCATTGAGTTTTTTATCAACGAAGAAATCATTCCCATTGGAGATCTGTAG